A stretch of Zootoca vivipara chromosome 13, rZooViv1.1, whole genome shotgun sequence DNA encodes these proteins:
- the LOC118078806 gene encoding galactoside alpha-(1,2)-fucosyltransferase 2-like has protein sequence MDLPQRCPFSQPALVFFLYFFGFLSLSTLLYLCEKMPYQQWRISFKNASNFPGMGHPASLTTTTSSQSYYNITTTSSSSSSKIMDSGIWTVNSIGRLGNQMGEYATLYALAKMNGHQAYIYPAMHQYLSPIFRITLPVINAEVDKKIRWMNFGLHDWMSESYKHIKGKYVRLTGYPCSYTFYHHIRQEILQQFSFHDHIKEEANQYLQELRGQRQEVTYVGVHVRRGDYVYVMSKIWKGVVADRGYLEKAMNYFREKYPNPIFVVTSNGLEWCKENIDASRGDVYFSGDGRESSPGRDFALLAHCNHTIMTIGTFGIWAGYLAGGETVYLANYTLPDSPFLKVFRPSAAFLPEWIGIPADLSPLLPKKPSQVQKPEA, from the coding sequence ATGGATCTCCCCCAAAGATGTCCCTTCAGCCAACCTGCCCTCGTATTCTTCCTCTACTTCTTTGGCTTCCTGTCCCTCTCTACATTATTGTACTTGTGTGAAAAAATGCCATACCAGCAGTGGAGGATCAGCTTCAAGAATGCATCCAATTTCCCAGGGATGGGACATCCTGcttccctcaccaccaccacttcttctCAGTCATACTATAACATAACCACCACTTCTTCCAGCTCTTCCTCTAAGATAATGGATAGTGGTATATGGACGGTGAACTCCATTGGCCGTTTGGGAAACCAGATGGGGGAATATGCCACCCTCTATGCCTTAGCCAAGATGAATGGACATCAAGCCTACATCTATCCCGCCATGCACCAGTACCTGTCACCAATATTCCGGATCACTTTGCCTGTGATCAATGCTGAAGTGGATAAAAAGATACGCTGGATGAATTTTGGTCTCCATGATTGGATGTCAGAGAGTTATAAACACATCAAAGGCAAGTATGTCCGGCTGACGGGCTACCCATGTTCTTACACTTTTTATCACCATATCCGCCAAGAGATACTTCAGCAGTTCTCCTTCCATGACCACATCAAGGAAGAAGCCAATCAATATCTTCAGGAGCTACGGGGGCAGCGCCAGGAGGTGACATATGTTGGTGTGCATGTCCGCAGAGGGGATTATGTCTATGTGATGTCCAAGATCTGGAAAGGTGTGGTGGCTGACAGGGGCTATTTGGAGAAAGCCATGAACTATTTCAGAGAGAAGTACCCCAATCCCATCTTTGTGGTGACCAGCAATGGGTTGGAGTGGTGCAAGGAAAACATTGATGCCTCCAGAGGGGATGTTTATTTTTCTGGGGATGGGCGGGAGTCCTCTCCAGGGAGGGATTTTGCTCTCCTTGCTCATTGCAACCACACAATAATGACGATCGGCACTTTTGGCATCTGGGCCGGCTACCTGGCTGGTGGGGAGACCGTCTACTTGGCCAACTACACCCTCCCAGACTCTCCCTTCCTTAAGGTCTTCAGGCCCTCAGCAGCATTTTTGCCCGAATGGATTGGGATTCCAGCGGACCTTTCCCCTCTGCTGCCCAAGAAACCTTCCCAAGTCCAGAAGCCAGAAGCTTGA